The Bacteroidota bacterium genome includes a region encoding these proteins:
- a CDS encoding S8 family peptidase, with amino-acid sequence MPALLRFSDQADLHRFTDGKKSAPALIRSLRDLSQRDTGRLRAVLSGQEYKGRFTPLWIVNAVALDATLSSAQRLSDLLYVASCDEDEAVVAGDVDMDSPTDFIQQGGSNPGWNVSKIGADSVWWQYGLTGEGVLIGSMDGGVDTAHPSLAPKWKGGAHSWFDAINGRPNPYDDLGHGTHTTGTLVGGDGTGPDPNDVGIAYGAKFIAAKMLSSGYSTVSQVVSAAQWMLDPDGDPSTNDFPDVINNSWLSNTRGSTWFYDAAAAWRAAGIIPVFCAANFGPADSSTRSPGDYGNCISVGGTNSVDDRFAATSVGPSPVGAPFPDDRRKPDLSAPGEGVVSSLAGGGFGAASGTSMATPHVTGTIALLLESVPDLSYDEILDILKRTSVDLGASGYDYVFGYGRINALAAVREALRLRVKTAYDERWNLVSMPLVAGNDSVASLFGSPAVPAYGYDSGFGYTAAVTMAMCKGYWVRFPAARSASFSGRVVEDTSFSVTTGWNLIGGISVPVHASSITSEPPGMITGNFFGYAGSYFVSTDINPGRAYWVNASRSGTIRLSSHPAADPSSRLRILGTSELPPSPPEFSVRVSTEVPGKYSLRQNYPNPFNPSTVIRYNLPADSRTKIRIYNTLGQLVATLVDGVVRAGPQKAIWDASNAASGVYYYRLDAVSTAPGGGSFTETGKMILIK; translated from the coding sequence TTGCCGGCGCTTCTCCGGTTTTCCGATCAGGCCGATCTGCACAGGTTTACAGACGGTAAGAAATCGGCTCCGGCGCTCATCCGGTCATTGCGAGACCTGTCGCAACGGGATACCGGGAGGCTTCGGGCCGTTCTCTCGGGGCAGGAGTACAAGGGACGCTTCACGCCCCTCTGGATCGTCAACGCCGTCGCGCTCGATGCGACATTATCCTCTGCGCAAAGATTATCCGATCTTCTCTATGTGGCGAGCTGTGACGAGGATGAAGCTGTCGTGGCGGGAGATGTCGACATGGACAGCCCCACCGATTTCATCCAGCAGGGAGGATCGAATCCCGGCTGGAACGTCAGTAAAATCGGCGCGGATTCCGTCTGGTGGCAGTATGGTCTCACGGGTGAGGGGGTACTCATCGGGTCGATGGACGGAGGGGTCGATACCGCTCATCCCTCGCTGGCACCGAAATGGAAGGGGGGAGCCCACTCGTGGTTTGACGCGATCAACGGCAGGCCGAACCCGTACGATGACCTGGGCCACGGGACCCATACGACCGGCACGCTCGTGGGCGGCGACGGCACGGGACCCGATCCCAACGATGTCGGGATCGCCTACGGGGCAAAATTCATCGCCGCGAAAATGCTCAGCAGCGGGTACTCCACCGTGTCGCAGGTGGTGAGCGCTGCGCAGTGGATGCTCGATCCCGACGGGGATCCATCCACCAACGACTTTCCCGACGTCATCAATAATAGCTGGCTTTCCAATACGCGAGGCTCGACCTGGTTTTACGATGCCGCGGCAGCCTGGCGGGCGGCGGGGATCATACCGGTGTTTTGCGCCGCCAATTTCGGGCCGGCGGACTCGTCGACCCGCTCTCCCGGCGACTACGGAAACTGCATCAGCGTCGGGGGAACGAACTCTGTGGACGACCGCTTCGCAGCCACCTCCGTGGGTCCCTCCCCGGTCGGGGCCCCTTTTCCGGATGATAGACGAAAGCCCGACTTGTCGGCTCCCGGCGAGGGGGTGGTTTCATCGCTCGCCGGAGGGGGATTTGGCGCGGCGAGCGGTACCTCCATGGCGACGCCTCACGTGACGGGAACGATCGCTCTCCTGCTCGAATCGGTCCCCGACCTTTCCTATGATGAGATCCTCGATATTCTGAAACGAACATCCGTCGACCTGGGGGCTTCCGGGTATGATTATGTGTTCGGGTACGGGCGCATCAACGCGCTCGCCGCCGTCCGGGAGGCCCTCAGGCTTCGCGTCAAAACAGCGTACGACGAGCGATGGAATCTTGTCTCGATGCCTCTCGTCGCGGGGAATGATTCGGTCGCGTCGCTCTTCGGGTCGCCGGCAGTCCCGGCGTACGGTTATGACTCGGGTTTCGGCTATACCGCCGCGGTCACGATGGCGATGTGCAAAGGGTACTGGGTAAGGTTTCCCGCGGCTCGTTCCGCCTCCTTCTCGGGCCGTGTAGTCGAAGACACTTCATTTTCCGTGACAACCGGCTGGAACCTCATCGGCGGGATTTCTGTCCCTGTTCACGCGTCTTCCATTACAAGCGAACCGCCGGGAATGATCACCGGAAATTTCTTTGGTTACGCGGGCTCGTACTTCGTGTCGACCGACATCAACCCCGGAAGAGCCTATTGGGTGAACGCTAGCCGGAGCGGGACGATCCGCCTGTCGTCGCATCCTGCGGCCGATCCATCGAGCCGTCTCAGGATCCTCGGGACTTCGGAGCTGCCGCCATCTCCGCCGGAATTCAGCGTGAGGGTTTCAACGGAAGTGCCCGGAAAATATTCACTTCGACAGAATTACCCCAACCCGTTCAATCCGTCCACCGTTATCCGTTACAATCTTCCGGCGGATTCACGCACTAAGATCAGGATCTACAACACCCTGGGCCAGCTGGTGGCGACTCTCGTGGATGGCGTCGTTCGCGCGGGACCTCAGAAGGCGATCTGGGATGCATCGAACGCGGCAAGCGGGGTGTACTATTACAGGCTCGATGCCGTGAGCACCGCCCCTGGAGGCGGCTCGTTCACAGAGACCGGAAAAATGATCCTCATAAAATGA
- a CDS encoding DUF1801 domain-containing protein: MAKNKTIETGKSVQGFLAKIKNAQQRDDCAAIATLLAKHSGFEPKMWGPGIVGFGTVHYKYESGREGDMPLVAFSPRASAIVFYLSANFEQRDELLKKLGKHRTGGGCLYIKTLADVDPAILTRMVKNTIKHRKTGVGHT, translated from the coding sequence ATGGCAAAGAACAAAACAATTGAAACAGGCAAGAGCGTTCAGGGTTTCCTGGCGAAGATAAAGAACGCTCAACAACGCGATGATTGTGCCGCGATAGCCACCTTGCTCGCCAAACATTCCGGATTCGAACCGAAGATGTGGGGGCCGGGCATCGTCGGTTTTGGCACCGTTCATTACAAGTATGAAAGCGGGCGCGAGGGCGACATGCCGCTCGTCGCATTTTCTCCGCGTGCAAGCGCGATCGTCTTCTACCTCTCGGCGAACTTCGAGCAGCGTGACGAATTGTTGAAGAAATTGGGGAAGCATAGGACAGGAGGAGGGTGTCTGTACATCAAAACCCTCGCCGATGTCGATCCGGCGATCCTGACCAGGATGGTCAAGAACACCATCAAGCATAGAAAGACAGGCGTGGGGCACACATGA